The following DNA comes from Triticum aestivum cultivar Chinese Spring chromosome 3D, IWGSC CS RefSeq v2.1, whole genome shotgun sequence.
GTGGggccctcgggcaccgtctcgcgttgattccttTGCCCAAAACTCGCATATATTCCAGAAAAAACATATTAAATTGTGGGTGTATTTTGACCTTCCtagatattgattttctgcaaaacaaaaacatgCAGAAGACAACAACCCACATTGgacactaggttaataagttagtccagaaaaataatatTAAACTGCACAAAAACCATATATAATTGATGATAATATATCATGAATacttaaaaaaaattatagatacattggagacgtatcagcctttaCCACGAGCAAAACAAGAGCAACACCGGGATGCCATTAGTGCTAGAGTACTTCAGtaacttgattattgactctagtgcaagcgggagattgttgtaaatatgccctataggcaataataaatgtaTAATTATATTTCTATGTTCATAATTAAAGTTTATATTTCTGTGTTATAATTGTATTGGTTCTTGAATACGTAATTCGGAGGAAAGCCAAATACATGTGTGAAAATATAAACACCAATATGATCCCTAGTCAtgtctctaagactagctcaagtattgATGACGATCTTGTTTTACTAAAGCATTGTTATAGTAAGAAGGATGCTATCAATAATGAGAACACATTGTTATTGAAACAATGGTGTTGGATAAACCCAACTTATGAATTACTGAGAGATAGTATCGTTGTTATGTTGTCGTTATTTTCATATAATATGTCACCGTTTacttagttccttagaccatgagaatatcGTATGCCAACATACTGGATGGTTACTTTGGGGATTATAGAACGTCAGTCCATAACTCGATGTGAATAAAAGTAACTTACGGGTATATCGGAAACATATGTCTTGGTGATGATAATTCAAGACTGGGATTTGCTCTGTTGACGATGGAGGCATACTCTCTGGGCTCATTCGGTGTTACAGTATCATTATCGTCTCACCACACATATGGTGGGCATCACAGGGATACGGAAACACATACACGAGTAAAGAGAACAAAATTGATAACGAGGATAATGGGTATAGAGATCAAGGACTTGATCATGGGGATACCGATAttatctcacctcgggttttgtatCATAGCATGCAGCAAATGGAATGGTATCGGGAATAAAAGGTTCGTTGGAGAACTTCGCGAACATGCGGGAGTAACAAGGGTATCCACATCCCACAGTTAACTATTAACCGAAAAGGGTTCTGCGTCATGTCTGCTTATTTCCCAACTTGTAGTGTCATAGGCTTAACGACTAGTAGCCATTATAATGCGAGAAATGAGAATGAATAAATGAGCACcaaaaaaaatttgggtggttctgGAAGGATTCCGCAAATTTTGGAAAGGTATAACATGATTTCGGAAAGTCTGAGATCTATATATGGGAAGTTTTCAGGGGTCTAGGAATGTATTCTGGAGACATCCTAAAAATCTGGGATTTTATATAGGTGAAATTTTTGTGAAGGTTCGCCATGCAATGACAAcctatgtttttaaggcggtaaggcgacCTAAGGCGCTGGGGGGCGCCTTATCGCCTAGGCGACGCCTAAGCGCCTAAGGCGGGCATATTTGTAAGGCGCTGGGGGGCGCCTTATCGCCTAAGCGTCGCCTAAGCGTCCAAGGCGGGACGCCTTAAAAACAATGATGACAACTCCTAGTGGGCTCACATGGGGCACCACCTCCATAAGGAAGGTCTTGACCGAATTGGGGAGGAGGAGGAATCCCCCTCCACCTCCTGGCCGAATCCTAATTGGAGTGTAGGTCCAATTTGGCACCCCGCTTCCCTCTCTCCcaactatatatatgtggggagagaCCCCCTAGAGGCACACGAATCCTAAGGGGATCTCTCCCACATAGCTCCACGCTCTCCCGGTCAAATTAGCCTAAGTGTTCGGGCTCCTAATTACAGATTGTAATCCTTGTCTAATAGATATTTAATTGCTAGAGAAACTTTTGATCTAATCATCAAATATCATGACAGTACAAAGAACACGAGAAGTAACAAAAGTTAAATCcatgtccgtagaccacctagcgatgactacttccccggagcgagccgaaggcgcaccaccgtcattgcccctccctcaCTAGAGCCgcgcaaaccttgttgtagtagacaaccgagaagtcgtcgtgctaaggccccaaaggaccagcgcaccagaatagCAACCGCCACAACTGAAGAGAAGTGTAGATGAAAAGCTCCAACCTGTAGACACGAGAACACACATGAACAAAGAACCAGATCCATGCCGATCCAACCAAGACAAACATCGATCAAATCCCTTGAGATCCGGCGGAGACAAACCTCCGCATGACCTCCGACAATGTGAGACACACCGCCATCGCCGAGATAGGGGCTAGGCggagagaaccttattccatcttcaggaagTCACCACCGTCTTGCCTTCCTAGGCAGGACACAAATTCTAAATAGACTCAAAACAATCACCTAAAAATTAAGCATGAGCCATCCTGTGAACAAGGGCCGGGTAGCATTTTCATGTGACTAACAACACATAAAAAATTGTCTTGATTTTattgaaatttcaaaaaatatttttgggCCCAGGAGCATGTGCTCCCGGGAGCCAAAATGAATTTATGTTAGACTCCTCATTAGATGAGAAGCATCActgggctttctctctctctctgtagttTTCTCGGAGATCTTCTTCCTCAACGTTGAAGCTATGTCGGACTACTGCTATGGAACACATGGATACCTCAGAGGGGTCGTTTTCTTCGACTCTCTTCTCAGAGAATATTCTCGCGACTGGGAGGTATAATCTAGCTGCAGGAATTGTAGCGCTTCACCGACTTCTTCACTACTTCCTACTATACTCGTGGTGAGTTTGATTGTTACCgtcatcttcatagtgttcctcgGTGTGATCGCATAGCATAATTTTTTGTTGCATAGCACATTCGAGGTTTAGAGGATGCGGTTGAATAACTGGCTCCGGTATTCGTGTCCGGGGACAGAAATTGTATTCGCTTTAGGGCttcgcgttggagatgccctaaccttAGTCTTTTAAAAGAGTTATTATGTTCAACATGCTAGCATTAAAAACACTCGTAACTGACGTTGGTAATGTGGGTCAAACTCCTGAACTCCCTCCTTTCCGAAATGTTTCGCCGGATAAAAGAACGAAAaactaatgcccacacgtgtgatATCTTGCACATCACGCACACGCCTCCattaccactcattttgccacgtcaaaacagatgacatcagcaggaatctttttggttttcggcttcaaaatgttttatctcctaattaaaaaatccaattaaaagtccgttttcaccattaaatccgtctcgacgagatcttcaaactagatcccatgttgatatgtttcgaccaaaattttttttgcccaaaagttgccatgatgtttacactgtagttgccatagtgcttaaactaaaattgccatgtggcaattttagtttgtacaacatggcaattttagtattttgttGATGGCAATTCctgtactttgaccatgaaaattattttttgtatgaaccatggaaattttaagtgcatgtatcatgttaattttagtttatggttcatggcaagtctagtttcttaattccccgttttataatatgtcaaaatttacttttaaatatattagaaaatagctgaaacatatcaactttagtgtaaacatcatggcaattcatgtgcaatagacatggcaccttttaacccaaaaaaattcgtcgaaatatattgatatgagatgtAGTTtagaagatctcgtcgcgagggatttaatggtgaaaacggatcttcaatcggattttttattcaagagataaaacattttaaaaattgaAAATCCAAAAAAAGTTTGTGTGTATTAGAGCGTGTGGACAGGTTTCGCTTccaccacacgtgtgggtgttagcGTTGTCCTAAAAGAAAGACTTTGCAGTTATTATTGACTTGCCGGAAAACGGTATGATTCCTCTTGTGTTTTTTATAGAAATTTTTTAGTCTTGTTCGATTGACACATAAATGACCTCAACCAACCTATAGACAATTGGGTCGCAGGACACAAGTGAGCAAAGTTTGAGAGCTTACAAAATTCATGACTTATTCGAGCCTCCtcgaaaaacaaaacaaaatggaaGTCTGTAGGATGATTCCAAGTCCTTTTGCACACATCTTATGAACAAACTCTGTTTCTTTGCCATTTTTGTTTCCCAAAGGGAAGTATACAATACTACTAGATGGCATGGGGACATATATGGCGAGAATAAACACGAAACAAATCACTCGCACACATACATGGCGAGAGCTAACTAATTAACGGCACGGCGTGAACGGAGGTTCAAAGCCAGAGGGCTCCTGCCTGCTTCAAGACCGGCACGAGCTTGCCGGCCATGTGCATGGCCATGAGGCTGTCCAGCCCGCCCAGCAGCCTGCCCCCGATGAACACCACAGGGAAGGCGACTTCGGTGGCCACCTTGGTGCTGTTGTCCTTGGGCCAGAGCGCGAAGACGAGCGCCGCCGGGTCGGCGTCGTCGCTGACCTCCAGCACGGCCGGGTTCGCGCCCTGCCCCAGGAGCAGGCACGGGGCCACGTGCGCCATGCAGCACTCCCGCCGCCCCACCACCACAACCGGCTTCGCCTGCACCGTCCTCCGCACGTCGTCGGTGCTGCTGATCATGGCAGGGCCGTCGCCGTCAGCCACGGTGCCGGCGCCTTGGCTTGCTGCATGTGGTCCGTCGTTCCTGCGTTCGTGCGCTTGAATTTGACGAGCAGTACTGAGGTGTGGGGGAGGGAGGTGGATATGTGGAGGTCAGAAATATGGGTTGGGGTTAGGACAGAGTGCATAGAGCCATGGGACGTTAGGTCAGCTTCCTTGTCCTGGCGTGCCACATGGCACATGCATAGAGTTTTACCCCCCTTATTCCTTAATATTGTATTAAAAAATATTGGAAACATCGGATACAACGCTTGTACGCAAGCAAATACACAGTATCACACATACCCACTCACTAAAAATTAGTAATACATCAGAGACACGCATGAGTTTCCTTGTAGATAGATACGTCTATCGAACATACATGACGTAAATGCATTCCACTCTACGGAGCCAAAAAAAAAAAGATAACAAGTGAATGAGCATATCATATCTTTTCTTAGAAGAAAAGAAATATCTATGCGAT
Coding sequences within:
- the LOC123074385 gene encoding monothiol glutaredoxin-S3, with the protein product MISSTDDVRRTVQAKPVVVVGRRECCMAHVAPCLLLGQGANPAVLEVSDDADPAALVFALWPKDNSTKVATEVAFPVVFIGGRLLGGLDSLMAMHMAGKLVPVLKQAGALWL